One stretch of Thalassovita sp. DNA includes these proteins:
- a CDS encoding L,D-transpeptidase family protein: MQPVTRSGFFRFAPRLTLGAVAACLMLAQTPTPAAAQVTAFKQAVAETASDDRELARFYRENGFSGIWTGEGAEFVARRQALINVLQNVRSHGLPQARYDVNALLDMMRNAKTPRDLGIVDVELSKAYLKYARDVAHGVLTPGKIDDGLVRKISKKDGAEYLEMLVTGQPSAVMKQLPPASPEYPRLRKEMLRLQGVIARGGWGETVPGKKLEPGDRGASIVKLRNRLMALGYLDRSATQVFDAKIQAAVQQFQADHGLAEDGVAGATTLKELNVSAETRLQSVIVAMERERWTNFERGERHIWVNLTDYTAKIVDDGKVTFRTRSVIGANSSDRRSPEFSDTMEHMVINPTWNVPRSIAVKEYLPQLQKNPNAVGHLRLIDGAGRTVSREGADFTQFSATNFPFDIKQPPSRSNALGLVKFMFPNRHNIYLHDTPQKALFSRETRAFSHGCIRLHQPFDFAYALLARQDDTPKETFQRILKTGRETQVDLDQHLPVHIVYRTAVVPAKGKANYRRDTYGRDAKIWKALQSAGVALDSVRG; encoded by the coding sequence ATGCAGCCAGTTACTCGTTCTGGATTTTTTCGTTTTGCCCCACGGCTGACCCTGGGGGCCGTTGCGGCCTGCCTGATGTTGGCCCAGACGCCAACGCCTGCTGCAGCACAGGTGACAGCCTTTAAACAAGCGGTGGCCGAAACCGCGTCTGATGATCGGGAATTGGCCCGGTTTTATCGTGAAAACGGCTTCAGCGGGATCTGGACCGGGGAGGGCGCCGAATTTGTGGCGCGCCGTCAGGCCCTGATCAACGTTCTGCAGAATGTGCGCAGCCATGGGCTTCCACAGGCACGTTACGATGTGAACGCGCTGCTGGACATGATGCGCAACGCCAAGACACCGCGCGATCTGGGCATTGTCGATGTGGAGCTGTCCAAAGCCTATCTGAAATACGCCCGCGATGTGGCCCATGGTGTTCTGACGCCGGGCAAGATCGATGACGGCCTGGTCCGCAAGATCAGCAAAAAAGACGGCGCTGAGTATCTGGAGATGCTGGTCACCGGCCAGCCTTCGGCGGTGATGAAACAGCTGCCGCCCGCCTCACCCGAGTATCCGCGCCTGCGCAAAGAGATGCTGCGTTTGCAGGGTGTGATCGCCCGCGGCGGTTGGGGCGAAACCGTGCCTGGCAAAAAGCTGGAGCCGGGTGATCGCGGCGCTTCGATCGTGAAGCTGCGCAACCGCCTGATGGCGCTTGGATATCTGGATCGCTCGGCCACGCAGGTCTTTGACGCCAAAATCCAGGCTGCGGTGCAGCAGTTCCAGGCCGACCACGGTCTTGCCGAAGACGGTGTTGCCGGTGCCACCACGCTGAAGGAGCTGAACGTCTCCGCCGAAACCCGCCTGCAGTCGGTGATCGTTGCGATGGAGCGTGAGCGCTGGACCAACTTTGAACGTGGGGAGCGTCACATCTGGGTGAACCTCACCGATTACACCGCTAAGATCGTCGATGACGGCAAGGTCACCTTCCGCACCCGGTCTGTGATTGGCGCCAACTCCTCGGACCGGCGCAGCCCGGAATTCAGCGACACGATGGAGCACATGGTGATTAACCCCACCTGGAACGTGCCGCGGTCGATCGCTGTGAAGGAATATCTGCCGCAGTTGCAGAAAAACCCCAATGCGGTGGGGCACCTGCGTCTGATCGATGGCGCTGGCCGGACCGTCAGCCGGGAGGGTGCGGACTTTACCCAGTTCAGCGCCACCAACTTCCCGTTTGACATCAAGCAGCCGCCGTCGCGCTCCAACGCGCTGGGTCTGGTGAAGTTCATGTTCCCGAACCGCCACAACATCTATCTGCACGATACCCCGCAGAAGGCGCTGTTCTCACGCGAAACCCGGGCGTTCAGCCATGGCTGCATCCGTCTGCACCAGCCGTTTGATTTCGCCTATGCGCTGCTTGCCCGTCAGGATGATACACCCAAGGAAACCTTCCAGCGGATCCTGAAAACCGGTCGTGAAACCCAGGTGGATCTGGACCAGCATCTGCCGGTGCATATCGTCTACCGGACCGCCGTGGTGCCTGCGAAGGGCAAAGCGAACTATCGCCGGGATACCTATGGCCGTGATGCAAAGATCTGGAAAGCTTTGCAATCGGCAGGGGTGGCCTTGGACAGCGTTCGCGGCTAA